In Pseudomonas asiatica, the following are encoded in one genomic region:
- a CDS encoding XdhC family protein, with protein sequence MESIDLLVLRTTRDWLAAGHRTLLATVARTWGSSPRPVGSMMALRSDGRVVGSVSGGCIEDDLIHRYTSAYAGPGMPSGLPQVVRYGVSADEAHRFGLPCGGTLELVLEFAPSLPHLEQLLAGLDGGSLVRRGLDLRSGKASLSATTTPELFSFDGQHMLSTLGPGYRLLLIGAGALAEYLATMALFNGFSVSLCDPRPEYTAGWNVAGVNHLAGMPDDVVRAFAPDLRSAIVAVSHDPKLDDLALLEALHSPAFYIGAIGSRRNSQLRRERLIEHFGESEASLRRLHGPIGIYIGSKTPAEIAVSVMAEILAAKNDVTLPGAVSVTRAKEAEQLARSL encoded by the coding sequence ATGGAAAGCATCGACCTGCTGGTCCTTCGCACCACCCGAGACTGGCTCGCCGCCGGCCATCGCACCCTGCTCGCCACGGTCGCCCGCACCTGGGGTTCCTCCCCCCGCCCGGTGGGCTCGATGATGGCCCTGCGCAGCGACGGCCGTGTGGTTGGCAGTGTCTCTGGCGGCTGCATCGAGGACGACCTCATTCACCGCTACACCAGTGCCTACGCCGGCCCCGGCATGCCCAGCGGCCTGCCCCAGGTGGTGCGCTATGGTGTCAGTGCCGACGAGGCCCACCGCTTCGGCCTGCCCTGTGGCGGCACCCTCGAACTGGTGCTGGAATTCGCCCCGTCGCTGCCACACCTCGAACAATTGCTCGCCGGCCTCGACGGCGGCAGCCTGGTACGGCGTGGGCTCGACCTGCGCAGCGGCAAAGCCAGCCTCAGCGCCACCACCACGCCCGAGCTGTTCAGCTTCGATGGCCAGCACATGCTCAGCACCCTCGGCCCCGGCTACCGCCTGCTGTTGATCGGTGCCGGCGCGCTGGCCGAATACCTGGCGACCATGGCCCTGTTCAATGGCTTCAGCGTTTCACTGTGCGACCCGCGCCCCGAGTACACGGCAGGCTGGAACGTTGCCGGCGTCAACCACCTTGCCGGCATGCCGGACGACGTCGTCCGCGCCTTTGCCCCGGACCTGCGCAGCGCCATCGTCGCTGTCAGCCACGACCCCAAGCTGGACGACCTGGCACTGCTCGAAGCGCTGCACAGCCCGGCGTTCTATATCGGTGCCATCGGCTCACGGCGCAACAGCCAGCTGCGCCGCGAGCGCCTGATCGAACACTTTGGCGAAAGCGAAGCGTCGTTGCGGCGCCTGCACGGCCCTATCGGCATTTATATCGGTAGCAAGACCCCGGCCGAGATTGCCGTCAGCGTCATGGCCGAGATCCTCGCGGCGAAGAACGATGTCACCCTGCCCGGCGCAGTCAGCGTGACCCGGGCCAAGGAAGCCGAGCAACTGGCCCGGTCCCTGTAG